Proteins encoded by one window of Dreissena polymorpha isolate Duluth1 chromosome 11, UMN_Dpol_1.0, whole genome shotgun sequence:
- the LOC127850728 gene encoding globin-like isoform X2 encodes MTWKNWVSLYFTGANHKAMSLMLFETEPQMKTLFPKIVHINHENKLETNIDREMLTRHAVTVMEGLGAAVESLDDSRFLNGVLISIGQTHVHRQVKPHMLKKLWPSLSYGLQQVLSENYTKSVAEAWKRVYDYICVFMRHGMQNPDLDADNIDLGR; translated from the exons GTGCCAATCACAAAGCGATGAGTTTAAT GTTGTTCGAGACGGAGCCTCAAATGAAGACGCTATTTCCAAAGATCGTTCACATCAATCATGAGAACAAGCTGGAGACGAACATAGACAGGGAGATGTTGACTAGACATGCGGTCACTGTCATGGAGGGACTTGGTGCCGCCGTGGAGAGTCTCGATGATTCCAGGTTTCTCAACGGCGTTCTTATTTCTATTGGGCAGACACACGTGCATAGACAGGTCAAACCGCATATGCTTAAA aAACTGTGGCCTTCACTCAGTTACGGCTTGCAACAAGTGCTTAGTGAGAACTACACAAAGTCCGTTGCAGAGGCATGGAAGCGGGTGTATGACTATATTTGCGTATTTATGAGACATGGAATGCAAAACCCGGATCTTGACGCTGACAATATCGACCTAGGAAGATGA